A window of the Butyricimonas virosa genome harbors these coding sequences:
- a CDS encoding TlpA family protein disulfide reductase: MKIAGIIFLLFVSLSGMAQQAESPKEYVIKAWNEFQLPEKGAIKAILAQRDQITRYLKANNAAVEAEQENGAQAIRRAADLYDEGEDAQLKSSEIKKLLKGVDLSTKEFVNCTSLEYVIEDYFGLKAVAEGAPVDQAWGSMWFNTTVETIGNKYDYQRYRQILELNNPELSLAYLSCLRSVFRYNGYTKGLDEIRPLFDKNMPEGALKDEINGLYKSYEHLKQGNVAPAFTLKDFRGKEHSLSDYKGKVLVIDVWATWCGGCIAKLPKYMEMAGKYKDRDDIVFITISIDDKGAYNSWKYALPRLKLMGMTNLLASKGECTFQKDYNITGIPRYFLIDKEGKIVSVYAPTPGKDFEALIDMTLQK, translated from the coding sequence ATGAAAATAGCAGGAATTATATTTTTGTTGTTCGTGTCTTTGAGTGGAATGGCACAACAGGCCGAATCACCAAAAGAGTACGTGATAAAAGCGTGGAATGAGTTCCAACTTCCGGAAAAAGGAGCGATCAAAGCAATCTTAGCTCAGCGGGATCAGATTACACGTTACCTAAAAGCAAATAATGCAGCTGTAGAGGCCGAACAGGAGAATGGTGCGCAGGCAATTCGCCGGGCTGCAGATCTGTATGATGAAGGAGAAGATGCTCAATTAAAATCTTCCGAGATTAAAAAACTATTGAAAGGTGTGGATTTATCGACGAAAGAGTTTGTGAATTGTACTAGTTTGGAATATGTGATTGAGGACTATTTCGGACTGAAGGCTGTTGCCGAAGGTGCTCCCGTGGATCAAGCTTGGGGAAGTATGTGGTTTAATACTACGGTGGAAACGATTGGTAATAAATATGATTATCAGAGATACCGTCAGATTCTTGAATTGAATAATCCGGAGTTGTCGTTAGCTTATTTATCATGCCTGAGATCAGTTTTCCGTTATAACGGATACACGAAAGGTTTGGATGAGATTCGTCCGTTATTTGATAAAAATATGCCGGAAGGAGCATTAAAGGATGAGATTAATGGATTGTATAAGAGTTACGAACACTTGAAGCAAGGAAATGTAGCTCCGGCATTTACATTGAAAGATTTTAGGGGTAAAGAACATTCTTTATCAGATTACAAGGGTAAAGTTTTAGTGATTGATGTGTGGGCAACCTGGTGTGGAGGATGTATTGCTAAACTACCCAAGTACATGGAAATGGCTGGAAAATATAAGGATCGTGATGATATTGTCTTTATTACCATTTCAATAGATGATAAAGGGGCTTATAATAGCTGGAAGTATGCATTACCTCGTTTGAAACTGATGGGTATGACAAATTTGTTGGCTTCCAAAGGAGAGTGTACTTTTCAGAAAGACTATAATATTACAGGGATACCTCGTTATTTCTTGATTGATAAAGAAGGAAAAATTGTTTCCGTCTATGCCCCGACTCCCGGTAAGGATTTTGAGGCGTTGATTGATATGACCTTGCAAAAATAA
- a CDS encoding thioredoxin domain-containing protein, with amino-acid sequence MVLSLCLLTLGTWAQAKNTSVEVKDYREVDGKIILEMVVNGVIADFVLDLAGHNAILPEYVEKLKIDPNVPGDFRYDTFQYKKVSIEKSVKIGSISFGNSVFGNEVAAFVLKDEPYLRKLGVAGVVGSSLFNNVVLTIDSKRKKITMSNPYRPSYMKLDHRSNMDLIPASGIVCPVVLDGVTYSLLLDTWNNGMITLNAADFAKLNGKDGGNVKVSEGYASAEIAAKSKVVAACHFVKGDFSDITVAENGSLPRSVIGNEILKQGLLSIDYGKRKVYFQPFDLAEVKDEVIGADEVKVESGKLNPITREYFLEHVYDYRKSSEFVFKGDKPVVIDFWATWCGPCMRLIPELEKMAEKYKDQVIFLKVNADKEKELCGMFNIVALPTVFFIPVNGKPIVEMGATPEKYVEIIEKQLLKK; translated from the coding sequence ATGGTTTTGAGTTTATGTTTACTGACCCTGGGAACATGGGCTCAAGCAAAGAACACCTCCGTGGAGGTGAAGGATTACCGAGAGGTGGATGGAAAGATTATATTAGAAATGGTTGTAAATGGGGTAATCGCTGATTTCGTGTTAGATTTGGCCGGGCATAATGCAATATTACCGGAGTATGTGGAAAAATTGAAAATAGATCCCAATGTTCCCGGAGATTTTCGTTATGATACATTTCAGTATAAAAAAGTTTCGATAGAAAAGTCTGTGAAGATTGGAAGTATCTCTTTTGGAAATAGTGTATTTGGGAATGAGGTGGCTGCATTTGTGTTGAAAGATGAACCTTATTTGCGGAAGTTGGGTGTTGCTGGGGTGGTTGGTAGTTCTCTGTTTAATAATGTTGTGTTGACAATCGATTCCAAGCGGAAGAAAATAACGATGAGTAATCCTTATCGCCCCTCTTATATGAAATTGGATCATCGTTCTAATATGGATTTGATCCCGGCTTCAGGTATTGTTTGTCCTGTTGTGCTAGATGGAGTAACTTATTCTTTGTTATTGGATACATGGAATAACGGGATGATTACTTTGAATGCGGCAGATTTTGCCAAGTTAAATGGTAAGGATGGGGGAAATGTAAAGGTTAGTGAAGGATATGCGTCTGCGGAAATAGCAGCAAAAAGTAAAGTTGTAGCAGCATGCCACTTCGTGAAAGGTGATTTTTCGGACATTACTGTTGCTGAAAATGGATCATTGCCTCGTTCTGTTATCGGGAATGAAATTTTGAAACAAGGTTTACTTTCTATTGATTACGGGAAAAGGAAAGTGTATTTTCAGCCATTTGATTTAGCCGAGGTGAAGGATGAAGTGATAGGTGCTGACGAGGTAAAAGTGGAATCTGGTAAATTGAATCCGATTACTAGGGAATATTTTTTAGAACATGTGTATGATTATCGGAAAAGTTCGGAATTCGTGTTTAAAGGAGACAAACCTGTTGTGATTGATTTTTGGGCAACTTGGTGTGGTCCTTGTATGCGTTTGATTCCGGAATTGGAGAAAATGGCTGAAAAGTATAAAGATCAAGTGATATTTCTGAAAGTAAATGCTGATAAAGAGAAAGAGTTGTGCGGAATGTTTAATATTGTTGCTTTACCGACAGTGTTCTTTATACCCGTGAATGGAAAACCGATTGTGGAGATGGGGGCTACTCCGGAGAAATACGTGGAGATCATAGAGAAACAGTTGCTAAAGAAATAA
- a CDS encoding FecR family protein, whose amino-acid sequence MDKAKFGVAILVGKYLANNLTDEEQKYLSDWLSSSEKNRTWFERVTSESYQIEKGKATRSINVEEGWKALELKRESRLGGRHRRIYWMRYVAMFVLPLAIAVLLHQVYYSRKDKVEMVQTITSGTSKAILILADGLPVVLEQQQEKTLKESDGTKINVLKEHISYERGVDDKQEKSVYHELVIPRGGEFSLTLSDGTEVYMNADSKLRFPTKFGKGERVVELEGEAYFQVVHNEDAPFIVKTSQMAIKVLGTEFNVSAYAEDSVIRTTLVRGSVKISSEVSGESVVLHPGEQSALNRGDHSMLVSEVDVSYAMAWKEGRLRFKEKPLKEVMKIISRWYDVDVVYEDEEVKDYPFGCNFSRHATIEPLLKVFEATGTIETSIHGRKIWIRKRK is encoded by the coding sequence ATGGATAAAGCGAAGTTTGGTGTTGCGATTTTGGTGGGGAAGTATCTTGCCAACAATTTGACGGATGAAGAACAAAAGTATCTGTCCGATTGGCTTTCTTCGTCAGAAAAGAACCGCACGTGGTTTGAACGGGTAACATCGGAGTCTTATCAGATTGAAAAAGGGAAAGCAACTCGTTCCATTAACGTGGAGGAGGGGTGGAAAGCTTTGGAACTTAAACGGGAATCCCGGCTGGGGGGACGTCACCGTCGGATTTATTGGATGCGTTACGTGGCGATGTTTGTCTTACCTCTGGCTATTGCCGTTTTATTACACCAAGTGTATTATTCCCGTAAAGATAAGGTGGAAATGGTGCAAACAATTACTTCCGGAACGAGTAAGGCAATTCTTATATTAGCAGACGGTTTGCCCGTGGTGTTGGAACAGCAGCAAGAAAAGACACTGAAAGAATCGGATGGAACCAAGATTAACGTTCTGAAAGAACATATCAGTTACGAGCGTGGTGTTGATGATAAGCAAGAGAAGTCGGTATACCATGAGCTGGTTATTCCTCGTGGGGGAGAGTTTTCTTTGACTTTGTCTGACGGGACGGAGGTCTACATGAATGCAGATTCAAAATTGCGTTTCCCGACAAAGTTCGGGAAGGGGGAACGGGTGGTGGAGTTGGAAGGGGAAGCCTATTTTCAGGTTGTTCATAATGAGGATGCTCCTTTTATCGTGAAGACTTCCCAAATGGCAATAAAAGTTTTGGGAACGGAGTTTAATGTTTCCGCTTATGCGGAGGATTCTGTTATACGCACGACGCTAGTTCGGGGCTCCGTGAAGATTTCTTCGGAAGTCAGCGGGGAAAGCGTGGTTCTTCATCCCGGGGAACAGTCGGCTCTCAACCGGGGAGATCATTCCATGCTGGTGAGCGAGGTGGATGTGTCGTATGCGATGGCTTGGAAAGAAGGGCGTTTACGTTTTAAGGAGAAACCTTTGAAAGAGGTGATGAAAATTATATCCCGTTGGTATGATGTTGACGTGGTGTACGAGGACGAGGAGGTGAAAGATTACCCTTTCGGGTGTAATTTTAGTCGCCATGCAACGATAGAACCTTTATTGAAAGTATTCGAGGCGACGGGTACAATTGAAACGAGTATTCACGGTAGAAAAATATGGATTAGAAAGAGAAAATAA
- a CDS encoding S8 family serine peptidase, with translation MKKYFLLLMASACISVADAQLIKQNEEQKKQADLDWYNCSFDKDGVYGAEVNKAYDFLKGKKIKKRPVVALIGSGMDIEHEDLKQAIWVNPKEKADGKDNDKNGLVDDINGWNFLGGKDGQVMEATMREGDREFLRLKDKYADYIFDGKNYNKVIDGKLTKVADPENIEEYNYYRNQVLPESPMAGTYSGWQLTYVLKAYADKFDQMMKERFPGKELTEADFSICYDPKAPRDSLSEVSFMMCAMGFGVYKTDKWETVYAGIKSGAQIEQAKAEYERKVGQFGADGRKDIIGDNYLDINDNKYGNNVLLTADAAIGTMEAGIIVAKRENGLGGNGIMDQAEIMTLRVAANGEPYLKDIALAIRYAVDHQADIIMLPVQNTLYPEDQKKWISEALEYAESKGVFCVTPAWEGAQDLAVETYYPNRWMTGKKELTNLMVVCSSDKNGNPSMNSNYGAKEVDLYAPGMEIYSTYTGDTYQSGTGLGLAAATTVGVAALIKAYYPHLTGTQIRNILLETVTSRKDAEVEKGIIVDGKPTQDLFLFGDLCLSGGIINAYQAVVAADKIAK, from the coding sequence ATGAAAAAGTATTTCCTGTTATTGATGGCGAGTGCATGCATTAGTGTTGCAGATGCACAGTTAATAAAACAGAATGAAGAACAAAAAAAACAAGCCGATTTGGATTGGTATAATTGTTCTTTTGATAAAGATGGTGTGTATGGAGCCGAGGTGAATAAAGCGTATGATTTTCTGAAAGGGAAAAAAATAAAGAAAAGACCGGTTGTTGCTCTAATTGGCTCAGGAATGGATATTGAGCATGAAGATTTGAAACAGGCAATTTGGGTGAATCCGAAAGAAAAGGCAGACGGAAAGGATAATGATAAAAATGGTTTGGTAGATGATATCAATGGTTGGAATTTCTTGGGTGGGAAAGATGGTCAAGTAATGGAGGCAACAATGCGGGAAGGAGATCGAGAATTTTTACGTCTAAAAGATAAATATGCCGATTATATTTTTGATGGAAAAAATTACAATAAGGTTATTGATGGAAAGTTGACTAAAGTAGCTGATCCTGAGAATATAGAGGAATATAATTATTATCGAAATCAAGTATTACCAGAGTCCCCAATGGCTGGTACTTATAGTGGTTGGCAACTTACCTATGTATTGAAAGCTTATGCAGATAAGTTTGATCAAATGATGAAGGAACGTTTCCCCGGAAAAGAATTGACGGAGGCTGACTTCAGTATCTGTTATGATCCGAAAGCTCCTCGTGATTCATTGTCAGAAGTTTCGTTTATGATGTGTGCCATGGGATTTGGTGTTTATAAGACAGACAAATGGGAAACTGTTTATGCCGGGATAAAGAGTGGGGCTCAAATAGAACAAGCTAAAGCCGAATATGAGAGAAAAGTAGGACAATTTGGTGCTGATGGTCGTAAAGATATTATTGGAGATAATTATTTGGATATCAATGATAATAAATATGGAAACAATGTCTTGTTAACAGCGGATGCTGCTATTGGTACGATGGAAGCCGGTATCATTGTTGCTAAAAGGGAGAACGGATTAGGTGGTAATGGTATTATGGATCAAGCAGAGATCATGACGTTGAGAGTTGCGGCTAATGGAGAACCTTATTTGAAAGACATCGCTTTGGCTATCCGTTATGCGGTAGATCACCAAGCAGATATTATCATGTTGCCTGTCCAAAATACACTTTATCCTGAAGATCAGAAAAAATGGATTAGTGAGGCATTGGAATATGCTGAGAGTAAAGGTGTGTTTTGCGTCACTCCAGCCTGGGAGGGTGCACAGGATTTAGCAGTAGAAACTTATTACCCGAACCGTTGGATGACAGGTAAAAAAGAATTAACAAATTTAATGGTGGTTTGTTCTTCTGATAAAAATGGAAATCCCTCAATGAATTCTAATTATGGAGCTAAAGAAGTAGATTTGTATGCCCCGGGGATGGAAATTTATTCTACTTACACGGGAGATACCTACCAGAGCGGAACTGGCTTAGGATTGGCGGCTGCAACGACAGTAGGGGTTGCTGCTTTAATTAAGGCTTATTATCCTCATTTGACAGGAACGCAAATCCGGAATATTTTACTGGAGACAGTTACTTCCAGAAAGGATGCAGAGGTTGAAAAGGGTATTATTGTAGATGGGAAACCGACTCAAGATTTATTCTTATTTGGAGATTTATGTCTTTCTGGTGGTATTATTAATGCTTATCAAGCTGTAGTTGCTGCAGATAAGATTGCTAAATAA
- a CDS encoding RNA polymerase sigma factor yields MENMKEDPGAFLDNLQKGDEGAFRVLFDEFYTALCLFAERFLGEREAAADVVQEAFLKYWDRHMDFDNYYKIKSFLYVVVRHDCLNLLRNKREDLPVTEDIAIDSDEFFHNQVMEEEAYRVFYRAIEHLPPQMRNVINYALEGLKNADIAQKMGVSENAVHAYKKEAYKRLKESMKDYYYLLDIFFLYLFI; encoded by the coding sequence ATGGAGAATATGAAAGAGGATCCGGGCGCTTTCCTGGATAATTTGCAGAAGGGAGATGAAGGTGCTTTTCGAGTATTATTCGATGAGTTCTATACGGCTTTGTGTCTGTTTGCAGAACGTTTCCTTGGAGAGCGGGAAGCGGCGGCGGATGTGGTTCAGGAGGCTTTTTTGAAATATTGGGACAGGCACATGGATTTTGATAATTACTATAAGATAAAATCTTTTCTTTACGTGGTGGTTCGCCATGATTGTTTGAATTTACTTCGGAATAAGCGTGAGGATTTGCCGGTGACGGAGGATATTGCCATAGACTCGGATGAATTTTTTCATAATCAAGTCATGGAGGAAGAGGCATATCGTGTATTTTACCGGGCGATTGAGCATTTGCCGCCACAGATGCGGAACGTGATCAATTACGCCTTGGAAGGATTGAAGAATGCAGATATTGCTCAAAAAATGGGAGTGTCCGAGAATGCTGTGCATGCCTATAAGAAAGAGGCGTACAAGAGATTGAAAGAGAGTATGAAAGATTATTATTACCTGTTGGATATATTTTTCTTATATCTGTTTATTTGA
- a CDS encoding aspartyl protease family protein: protein MRMRLIFGILLFLIVVPLSAQQVKSVIPYRMVGGKMIVDMTINGQVRSFIFDTGGQMALTGELCEELNIPVVDSVKVTDVNGKEVGLPRVVVSSLMTPDERINFSGAPAMKLSTPSPFECFHADGLIGSDLFKDLIVEIDGKAKTITVTSAEKSSTVSLRKMLPFSGKGFMPIITLQAGAGNSLVALFDTGCPSFLSLKNRDYENLRSSGAFQVMSEGIGGGSIGVGGMTESKISYRVDLPLLSVGPTKFKQVTAETATPPYTLLGVKLLEYGKVTIDYPRRRWYFEAYEQEFDMTSKHYNVNLQVKDGNLVVATVWSAMKDVVEVGDKVVKINGKPAGKYDFCESIISGIPELKEKKKTKLTILTKDGEKVIVYQKE from the coding sequence ATGAGGATGAGATTGATTTTTGGAATATTATTGTTTTTGATTGTTGTGCCACTTTCGGCACAACAAGTCAAAAGCGTGATCCCTTATCGTATGGTAGGGGGGAAAATGATTGTGGATATGACTATAAATGGACAGGTTCGTTCATTTATATTTGATACGGGAGGGCAGATGGCTTTAACCGGAGAACTTTGTGAAGAATTGAATATTCCGGTAGTGGATTCGGTGAAAGTAACGGATGTGAATGGTAAGGAAGTGGGGTTACCTAGAGTGGTTGTTTCCAGCTTGATGACTCCGGATGAACGAATTAATTTTTCAGGAGCCCCGGCGATGAAATTATCAACACCTTCTCCTTTTGAATGCTTTCATGCAGATGGGTTGATTGGAAGTGATTTGTTTAAGGATTTGATCGTAGAGATAGACGGTAAGGCGAAGACAATAACTGTAACTTCGGCTGAAAAGAGTTCAACGGTTTCTTTGCGTAAGATGCTGCCGTTTTCGGGAAAAGGTTTTATGCCGATTATAACCTTGCAGGCAGGAGCTGGAAATAGTTTGGTTGCGTTATTTGATACAGGATGTCCTAGTTTCTTATCTTTAAAGAATAGAGATTACGAAAATTTGCGTTCTAGCGGGGCTTTTCAGGTGATGAGTGAAGGTATTGGAGGAGGATCAATAGGAGTGGGAGGTATGACGGAATCTAAAATTTCGTATCGGGTAGATTTGCCACTTTTATCGGTAGGACCAACGAAATTTAAACAGGTAACAGCTGAAACTGCAACTCCACCTTATACCTTATTAGGAGTGAAATTATTGGAATACGGTAAGGTCACTATTGATTATCCCCGTAGACGATGGTATTTTGAGGCTTACGAGCAGGAATTTGATATGACTAGTAAGCATTATAACGTAAATTTACAGGTAAAGGATGGGAATTTAGTCGTGGCAACCGTGTGGTCTGCCATGAAGGATGTCGTTGAAGTTGGGGATAAAGTAGTAAAGATTAATGGAAAGCCCGCTGGTAAATATGATTTTTGTGAGAGTATTATTTCAGGTATCCCAGAATTGAAAGAGAAGAAGAAAACAAAATTGACAATTCTCACGAAAGATGGTGAGAAAGTGATCGTTTACCAAAAAGAATAA
- a CDS encoding TlpA family protein disulfide reductase, which produces MKVINIILASIIIYLGVGSTCFAQENDKALLERVDKVYRLILIDLNTDELLQKINEVEKYVGLVIDSIESKEAKEKARLIQAKGLLWSLGSYVFETGDKGLKDELSKRIKGVDLDSPSLELLDDIDVANLLNGYFRLFMPDLSELDRATYVLYNIKSEKIRNPYVLTALVSTLKQNGYTDAIQGVIEDIELCSKTESTIQKAHELKAQYYPVRVGEMAPDFEMEDEFGKMVKLSDFRGKMVFIDVWATWCGGCVEGLPYFMALRDQYKDQKDLVLLTISDDGIEAKSRWLKFLKEKKYSGKVPHLIINKEKDNFTKDYCITGIPRYILIDKEGKIVNAWHIAAKHELFSWAFNMELENMNRK; this is translated from the coding sequence ATGAAAGTTATAAATATAATTTTAGCTAGCATTATCATTTACTTGGGGGTAGGATCTACTTGTTTCGCACAAGAAAATGATAAGGCTTTACTGGAACGAGTAGATAAGGTATACCGTTTAATCCTGATAGACTTGAATACGGATGAATTACTTCAGAAAATAAACGAGGTAGAAAAGTACGTTGGATTGGTTATAGATTCTATTGAAAGTAAAGAGGCGAAAGAAAAAGCTCGATTGATTCAAGCTAAAGGGTTGTTATGGAGTTTAGGAAGTTACGTGTTTGAAACTGGAGATAAAGGTTTAAAAGATGAGTTATCAAAAAGAATTAAGGGGGTGGATCTGGATTCTCCAAGTCTGGAATTGCTTGATGATATCGACGTGGCTAATTTGTTAAATGGTTATTTCCGATTATTTATGCCAGATTTATCAGAGTTAGATCGAGCTACTTACGTTTTGTATAATATAAAGAGTGAAAAAATTCGTAATCCTTATGTACTGACAGCATTAGTGTCAACATTAAAACAAAATGGATACACGGATGCGATTCAAGGAGTGATAGAAGATATTGAGCTTTGTTCCAAAACTGAGTCAACAATTCAAAAGGCGCATGAATTAAAAGCACAATATTATCCGGTACGAGTGGGGGAGATGGCTCCCGATTTCGAGATGGAAGATGAATTTGGTAAAATGGTGAAACTTTCCGATTTTAGGGGTAAAATGGTGTTTATTGATGTTTGGGCTACTTGGTGTGGTGGATGTGTTGAGGGGTTGCCTTATTTCATGGCTTTGAGGGATCAATATAAGGATCAGAAGGATTTGGTGTTATTGACCATATCTGATGATGGAATAGAGGCTAAATCTCGTTGGTTAAAATTTTTAAAAGAGAAAAAATATTCTGGTAAAGTTCCTCATTTGATCATCAATAAAGAGAAAGATAATTTCACGAAAGATTATTGTATTACGGGAATTCCCCGGTATATTTTAATTGATAAGGAAGGAAAGATCGTGAATGCTTGGCATATAGCTGCTAAACATGAATTATTCTCTTGGGCTTTTAATATGGAGTTAGAGAATATGAATCGGAAATAA
- a CDS encoding TlpA disulfide reductase family protein yields MRLFIAFLVICCVGCSQSSRYQFSLKGNIEGVKYGTVFLMTPGDSSIVLYKTDLEGGKFELKGELDEPRQVILKVNRRQTYFFMDGTNMEIYCPYSALSDKHIKGSPANNLAAEYDKLAQEGYYKEFNQLINEYKGLQDAGDQKAADEKMTQALKMDDKRFELTRNFVKQHPDNIYSAYISGIVKEESYEKGKELYDLLTPKIQASFYGRLLKQQTEALAVSALGVPCPDFTATDESGNKVSMASQKGGIMVLDFWASWCGPCRQEMKNLREQYAEFKDQGVRFMSISLDDSVEKWKKACEEEQIPWISVRDDNGWSKSEIRKLFGIQAIPFIVLLDKDGNIVAKNIRRNSLREKILELLQK; encoded by the coding sequence ATGAGATTATTTATTGCTTTTTTAGTAATTTGTTGCGTGGGTTGTTCTCAATCATCACGTTATCAATTTAGTCTGAAAGGAAACATCGAGGGAGTGAAATATGGTACCGTTTTCTTGATGACTCCGGGAGATAGTTCGATAGTTTTATACAAGACTGATTTGGAGGGGGGAAAATTTGAGTTGAAGGGAGAATTGGATGAACCTAGACAAGTTATATTGAAAGTGAATCGACGTCAGACTTATTTCTTTATGGATGGTACGAATATGGAAATTTATTGCCCTTATTCGGCGTTAAGTGATAAGCATATAAAAGGGTCTCCGGCAAATAATTTAGCTGCAGAATATGACAAACTTGCCCAAGAGGGATATTACAAAGAATTTAATCAATTGATTAATGAGTATAAAGGGTTGCAGGATGCGGGTGATCAAAAAGCAGCAGATGAAAAAATGACTCAAGCACTAAAAATGGATGATAAACGTTTTGAATTGACCCGTAATTTTGTTAAACAACATCCGGATAACATATATTCTGCCTATATTTCGGGAATTGTGAAAGAAGAAAGTTACGAGAAGGGAAAGGAGTTGTATGACTTGCTTACTCCCAAAATTCAAGCTTCATTCTATGGGCGTTTGTTGAAACAACAGACAGAGGCGTTGGCTGTTTCTGCATTAGGTGTTCCTTGTCCGGATTTCACGGCAACGGATGAGTCTGGTAATAAAGTTTCAATGGCTTCTCAGAAAGGTGGAATCATGGTTCTTGATTTTTGGGCTTCTTGGTGTGGTCCTTGTCGGCAAGAGATGAAAAATTTGCGGGAGCAATATGCAGAGTTTAAAGATCAGGGAGTTCGCTTTATGAGTATCTCATTGGATGATTCTGTAGAAAAATGGAAAAAGGCTTGTGAAGAGGAGCAAATCCCATGGATCAGTGTTCGGGATGATAACGGTTGGTCTAAATCCGAAATTCGTAAGTTATTTGGTATTCAGGCAATACCATTTATCGTGTTACTGGATAAAGATGGTAATATTGTTGCCAAGAATATCCGTAGAAACAGTTTACGAGAGAAAATTTTGGAGTTGCTACAAAAATAA
- a CDS encoding TlpA family protein disulfide reductase — protein MRITYTGVGLFWIWLFVNAFTLSAQEKLELSGKIRVLEPVEIRLENIKGEVLQKTVVKNNSPFSLQACKIEPDVYLICFGETKQPIYLTNTQVTIKGFYNCRDVKSSSLNFTGIDIYYELLKWLPKEEFSQDKTIVPEIKGKLKGNMYSALAYISDMSTYEPNKLLLDCMSEEALKTTSGKWLKHRTDSLYHYSIGAPAYDFTFQDAQGKKVSLSDFRGKLVLVDFWASWCGPCRHEMKNLLPLYNELKGDDLEFISISLDSKEENWRKMLEEEKLPWVMLWDEEGFVIGNEPNKIQRAYGFYSIPFIVLIDKDGRLLAKDLRGERVKEEILKARANK, from the coding sequence ATGAGAATTACATATACTGGTGTTGGGTTGTTCTGGATATGGTTATTCGTGAATGCGTTTACACTATCTGCGCAGGAAAAATTAGAGTTATCCGGTAAAATTCGGGTATTGGAGCCTGTGGAGATAAGGTTGGAAAATATAAAAGGAGAAGTTTTACAAAAAACGGTAGTAAAAAATAATAGTCCATTTTCTCTACAAGCTTGTAAAATTGAACCGGACGTCTATTTGATTTGTTTTGGCGAGACAAAACAACCAATTTATTTAACCAATACCCAGGTAACAATAAAAGGCTTTTACAATTGTCGGGATGTGAAGAGTAGTTCCTTAAACTTTACAGGGATTGATATATATTATGAATTGTTGAAGTGGTTGCCTAAAGAGGAATTTTCACAAGACAAGACGATTGTTCCTGAAATAAAGGGAAAGCTGAAAGGGAATATGTATAGTGCGTTAGCTTATATTTCGGATATGTCGACGTACGAGCCGAACAAGTTATTATTGGATTGTATGTCAGAAGAAGCATTGAAAACGACTTCCGGCAAGTGGTTAAAGCATCGGACGGATAGCTTATATCATTATTCGATAGGGGCTCCGGCATATGATTTTACATTTCAAGATGCTCAGGGGAAAAAAGTGAGTTTAAGCGACTTTCGGGGAAAGCTGGTGTTAGTGGATTTTTGGGCATCATGGTGTGGACCATGTCGACATGAGATGAAAAATCTGTTACCATTATATAACGAATTGAAGGGGGATGATTTGGAATTTATCAGCATATCTTTGGATTCGAAAGAAGAGAACTGGAGAAAGATGTTGGAAGAAGAGAAATTACCTTGGGTAATGTTATGGGATGAGGAAGGATTCGTGATTGGTAATGAGCCTAATAAAATTCAACGGGCATACGGTTTTTATAGTATTCCTTTCATTGTTCTGATTGATAAAGATGGACGTTTGTTAGCCAAGGATCTGCGAGGAGAACGGGTGAAAGAAGAGATTTTGAAGGCCAGAGCTAATAAGTGA